The DNA sequence CCAGGCGGGCGTCGCGCTCTGGCGCGAATTCGCCACGTGGGTCATCGCCGACTACGAGTTCTGAGCGCGCGCCTCCTTCCCGGCCGACCCCTAGCGGCCCCGTACCTCAACGGTGCGGGGCCGCTGTGTGTTTCCCGGCGCCGGGCGCCGTCCCACCGCCCTCAACACGGAGTTACGGGGTGCTTGCACACAGTGCACATGTCTTGTGATGCTATGACCGCTTTTGACGGATGAGTTGACCGAGCTGATCGAGTCGACCGATTCGAAGGGGTGGCGTTGACGTTGCCGGCCAGTTCTGCGCCCGAAGCGCCGCCCGCGAAGGGGCCCGCGAGCACCCGGGGCGCCGACACGCGGGCCCTCACCCAGGTCCTGTTCGCCCAGCTGAAGGGGCTCGAACCGGGCACCCCCGAACACGCCCGCGTGCGCGCCGCGCTCATCGAGGCCAACCTCCCGCTCGTGCGGTACGCCGCCGCGCGCTTCCGCAGCCGCAGCGAGCCGATGGAGGACGTCGTCCAGGTCGGGACCATCGGCCTCATCAACGCCATCGACCGGTTCGACCCGGACCGGGGGGTGCAGTTCCCCACCTTCGCCATGCCGACCGTGGTGGGCGAGATCAAGCGGTACTTCCGCGACAACGTGCGCACGGTGCACGTGCCGCGCCGGCTGCACGAGCTGTGGGTGCAGGTCACCGGGGCCACGGAGGACCTCACCACGTCCTTCGGGCGGTCCCCCACCACCGCCGAGATCGCCGAGCGCCTTCGCATCGGCGAGGACGAGGTCCTCGCCTGCATCGAGGCCGGACGCTCGTACCACGCGACGTCCCTGGAGGCCGCGCAGGAGGGCGACGGGCTGCCGGGCCTGCTCGACCGGCTCGGGTACGAGGACCCCGCCCTCGACGGGGTCGAGCACCGGGATCTGGTGCGGCACCTGCTCGTGCAGTTGCCCGAGCGGGAGCAGCGCATTCTGCTGCTGCGGTACTACAGTAATTTGACCCAGTCCCAGATCAGTGCGGAATTGGGCGTGTCCCAGATGCATGTGTCAAGACTGTTGGCCAGAAGCTTCGCGCGGCTTCGATCCGCAAATCGGATCGAGGCGTAACCGTATCGGGTGGAGCGGTCTTCTGGCCGTTGCCGACGGGGAGTTGGGGGACGTCGGCCGAGACCCTTTCCTTCCTGCGGGTACGTCACCCTCACTTGTCGACAAGTCACTACAGCGTGTTGCCGACATGTGACATTCTGCTGGAACCGCGTTTGCCGCAGCTCCGGCTCCGGTATTCAGGTGGAGGCTGCGTTCCTTCGGTGGGGCGCAGGCCGCGACCGTCCGCGACCTCAAGGGGGTGGCATGTCCGCAGACCAGGGCAGCTCGAAGGTGCTCACGCTCACGCTCGAAGGCCGCGAGAGCGCGTCCGCGCCCGACGCGCTTCAGGGTTCCGAGGCCACTCCGCCGGGTCCGGAGGCCGCCGTCGACTCGGCTCCCGAGCCCGCCGCCGTGGCGGCGGCGCCGGAGGCCATTGATACCCGCACCCTGTCCCGCTCCCTCTTTCTGCGGCTCGCCGCGCTCGATCAGGACAGCCCCGAGCGCGCGTACGTCAGAGACACCCTCATCGAGCTCAATCTGCCGCTCGTGCGGTACGCGGCCGCGCGCTTCCGCAGCCGGAACGAGCCGATGGAAGACATCGTCCAGGTCGGGACCATCGGCCTTATCAAGGCCATCGACCGGTTCGACTGCGAGCGCGGGGTCGAGTTCCCGACGTTCGCGATGCCGACCGTGGTGGGGGAGATCAAGCGGTTCTTCCGGGACACGAGTTGGTCGGTGCGGGTGCCTCGGCGGCTGCAGGAGCTGCGGCTCGCGCTCACCAAGGCGAGCGACGACCTCGCGCAGCGGCTCGACCGGTCGCCGACCGTGCCCGAGCTCGCGGCCGTGCTCGGCGTCTCGGAGGAGGACGTCGTCGACGGCCTCGCGGTGGGGAACGCGTACACCGCCTCCTCGCTCGACTCCCCCGCGCCCGAGGACGACGGCGGCGAGGGGTCGCTCGCGGACCGGCTCGGTTACGAGGACACCGCTCTTGAGGGCGTGGAGTACCGGGAGTCGCTGAAGCCGCTCCTTGCGAAGCTGCCGCCGCGGGAGCGGCGGATCATCATGCTCCGGTTCTTCGCGAACATGACGCAGTCGCAGATCGGCGAGGAGGTCGGGATCTCGCAGATGCATGTGTCCCGGCTGCTCACCCGGACCCTTGCGCAGCTTCGGGAAGGGCTCATCTCCGACTGAGGTGTTCGTTCCGCGTTCCCGCCGTTGACTGACGCCTCGCGTCGGTGTGCGGCGGGGCCGCGCCGGTATGTCCGTCCTCGCCCGTCATGTGCGCGGGTCGGACTCCCGTGCGGGGCAGTGCCGTTGCAGTGGCTGCGGGCGGACATACCGGCACGTCCCCTCTCGTCTCGTCGGCGACTGCGGCTCGGTGGTTCCTTATTGACGGTGCATCAGGCACACTTGCGCGATGCGTCGGAGACTCGCGAGCCTCCCGGTTGTTGTGGTGCTGAGCGTCGGCTTCATCGCCTCGTGCGGCGGGGGTGAGCGGGACGCGTACGTCGCCTCCGAGGACGGGGCACCCGTCAGGGCCGTCGCGCCCCGTGGGGGCGTTTCCTTCACTCCGCTTCCCTCTTCCCCCGAGAAGCCGTCCCGTGAGCCTTTGGGGGGCCGGCCCAGCGCCTCTGAGTCCTCATCCTCATCCCCATCCCCATCCGCTAGCCGTTCGCCGCGTGGGGATGAGTCGGCTGCTCCTGCTCCCGCTTCTACGTCGTCCGCGCGTCGGCCCTCCCGCTCTGGAGGGCCCGAGGCCTCTCACGGTTCGCCGGGCCCGGCAGGGCCCGCCGTGTTGGAGGTGGGGGCGCCCTTGCGGGAGGCAGGGGCGCGGCGGTGGTGTGAGGACGTGACGCTGGTGCTGCGGAACCGGGGTGGGGCGGCCGTGCGGTCGGGGACCGTGGAGTTCGGGACGCACATCATCGGGGCGCTCGGGGTCGACTGGGGGAGCGTGGAGTCGACGGTGAAGCTGCCCGCGCCCATTCGGGGCGGGCAGAGCGTCAGGAAGACTTGGCCGGTTTGTGTCGACGCGTGGCGTGTTCCCTGGGGGATGCACGTGGAGACGCGCGACGTGGACGTGGACTGGCGGTAGCTACTTCAGGGCCAGCCAGGCCACGGCCGCGACGAGGGCGATCGCCGCCACCACGCCCACGATCAGGCCGATGCGCGGGCCCGCGGGCGCCTGCTGGGGCCGGGAGCGGCCCTGTGGGGTCTCGTCGACGAACGCGCGGAACATCTGCGTGGAGCCTGCGGGGTCGTGCTGGCCCTCGGGGCCCTGCGGGGCATGGGGGTTGTGTGCCATGGGGCAGGACCCTAGCGAATCCGGGGTGTTCCGCCCAACCCCCCTCTGACCGGGGACTTTACAGAGGGGGGTACTGAGCTTTGCCAGGGTTTTAGAGGGGTCGGGCCGATTTAGTTTGCCTGTGGCAACCAACTGCTTTTATCGTTGCCCTAAGCAACGAAAGCGAGGGTGTCGTGGCCGCTCAGCGTCAGTACGAGGAGCTGGCCCGCCAGCTCAGCGCCATCGGCGCCGTCAAACGCGACCTCGCCCGGATCCTGCCGCACGACTGCCCGGCGGGCTCCGCGGCCGTCCTGACCCTGCTCAGCCGCTACGGCGAGATGCGGATGGGGCGGCTCGCGGAGCTGCTCGCCGTCGACATGTCGGTGACCAGCCGGCACGTGGCGCACGTCGCGGAGCGCGGCTGGATCGACCGGTCCCCCGACCCCGCCGACAAGCGCTCGCGCATCCTGCGCCTCACCCCCGCCGGTGAGCGGCAGATGGAAGTGCTGTCCGCGTGCACGACCCGGCTGCTCGCCGAGCGGCTCAGCGACTGGTCCGACGACGAAGTCGGCCTGCTCACCGCGTTGATGGCCCGGCTCCGCGACAGCTTCGGGGACTGCAGGTCCGCCGCGCCGCGCGTCCCGGCACCCACCCGTACACCCGCGTAAGAACCAGGAAAAGGAACCCCATGGCAACATCCACACCGTCCGGTGTGCGGGGCAGCCATGCCAAGCACGGAGGGCATCCGCACGACAGCGCGCCGATGACTCACCGCCAGATCATGGAGGCGCTCTCCGGCCTTCTGCTCGGCATGTTCGTCGCGATCCTGTCGTCGACGATCGTCTCCAACGCCCTGCCCGAGATCATCGGCGACCTCGGCGGCGGCCAGTCCGCGTACACGTGGGTCGTCACCGCCGCTCTGCTGTCGATGACGGCCAGTACTCCCCTGTGGGGCAAGCTGTCCGATCTCTTCAGTAAGAAGGCGCTCGTCCAGATCGCGCTTGTCATCTATGTGCTGGGGTCCGTCGTCGCCGGGCTTTCGCAGAACGCGGGCATGCTCATCGCCTGCCGTGTCGTGCAGGGCATCGGCGTCGGCGGTCTGTCCGCGCTCGCGCAGATCGTCATGGCCGCGATGATCGCCCCGCGTGAGCGGGGGCGCTACTCCGGCTACCTGGGTGCCACCTTCGCCGTCGCCACCGTCGGCGGGCCGCTGCTCGGCGGCGTCATCACCGACACCTCCTGGCTCGGCTGGCGCTGGTGCTTCTACGTGGGCGTGCCGTTCGCGGTCATCGCCCTGGTGGTGCTGCAGAAGACCCTGAAGCTGCCCGTGGTCAAGCGGGACGTGAAGGTCGACTGGGGCGGTGCCCTGCTCATCTCGGCCGCCGTGTCGCTGCTGCTCGTCTGGATCACCTTCGCGGGCAGCGGCTCCGGCAAGAAGTACGAGTGGCTGTCGTGGCAGACGTACACGATGGTCGGCGGCGCGATCCTGCTCGGGCTGCTGTTCCTGCTCGTGGAGTCCAGGGCCAGCGAGCCGATCATCCCGCTGCGGCTCTTCCGGAACCGGACCATCACGCTCGCCTCGGCGGCCTCGCTGTTCGTGGGTGTCGCGATGTTCACCGGCACCGTGTTCTTCAGTCAGTACTTCCAGCTGGCGCGGGGCGAGTCGCCGACCATGTCGGGTGTGCTGACCATTCCCATGATCGGTGGGCTGTTCGTCTCGTCGACCGTTTCCGGGCAGCTCATCACCAAGACCGGGAAGTGGAAGGCCTGGCTGGTGAGTGGTGGCGTGCTGCTCACCGCCGGGCTCGGGCTCCTCGGCACCATGCGGTACGACACCCCGTACTGGCACATCGCCGTCTACATGGCCCTGATGGGTCTCGGCATCGGCATGATGATGCAGAACCTGGTGCTGTGCACGCAGAACCAGGTGGATCCGCAGGACATCGGTGCCGCGAGTTCCGTGGTGACCTTCTTCCGGTCACTGGGTGGAGCCATGGGCGTGTCCGCTCTGGGTGCTGTGATGTCCACTCGGATCACTGACTACGTGAAGGACGGGATCGCCGATCTCGGTCCGCAGGGCGCCGCGTTCGGCCACGGCGGGACCGCCGGTGGCGGCATCCCCGACCTGGACAAGCTGCCCGAGCCGTTCCGCGTCGTCATGGAGAGCGCGTACGGGCACGGCATCGCCGACGTCTTCCTGATCGCGGCGCCCATCGCCTTCGTCGCCTTCGTGATCACCCTGTTCATCAAGGAGGTGCCGCTGCGGTCCGCCGGGGCGGCGGTGCAGGCCGCGGAGTCCGCTCCGGTCGCCGCTGCACCTGCCGTCACTCAGGCCGCCGTCGAGGAGCCCGTGCTCGCCGTCCCGGCGACCGGAGGGATTCCGGTA is a window from the Streptomyces spectabilis genome containing:
- a CDS encoding RNA polymerase sigma factor SigF yields the protein MALTLPASSAPEAPPAKGPASTRGADTRALTQVLFAQLKGLEPGTPEHARVRAALIEANLPLVRYAAARFRSRSEPMEDVVQVGTIGLINAIDRFDPDRGVQFPTFAMPTVVGEIKRYFRDNVRTVHVPRRLHELWVQVTGATEDLTTSFGRSPTTAEIAERLRIGEDEVLACIEAGRSYHATSLEAAQEGDGLPGLLDRLGYEDPALDGVEHRDLVRHLLVQLPEREQRILLLRYYSNLTQSQISAELGVSQMHVSRLLARSFARLRSANRIEA
- a CDS encoding MFS transporter, whose translation is MATSTPSGVRGSHAKHGGHPHDSAPMTHRQIMEALSGLLLGMFVAILSSTIVSNALPEIIGDLGGGQSAYTWVVTAALLSMTASTPLWGKLSDLFSKKALVQIALVIYVLGSVVAGLSQNAGMLIACRVVQGIGVGGLSALAQIVMAAMIAPRERGRYSGYLGATFAVATVGGPLLGGVITDTSWLGWRWCFYVGVPFAVIALVVLQKTLKLPVVKRDVKVDWGGALLISAAVSLLLVWITFAGSGSGKKYEWLSWQTYTMVGGAILLGLLFLLVESRASEPIIPLRLFRNRTITLASAASLFVGVAMFTGTVFFSQYFQLARGESPTMSGVLTIPMIGGLFVSSTVSGQLITKTGKWKAWLVSGGVLLTAGLGLLGTMRYDTPYWHIAVYMALMGLGIGMMMQNLVLCTQNQVDPQDIGAASSVVTFFRSLGGAMGVSALGAVMSTRITDYVKDGIADLGPQGAAFGHGGTAGGGIPDLDKLPEPFRVVMESAYGHGIADVFLIAAPIAFVAFVITLFIKEVPLRSAGAAVQAAESAPVAAAPAVTQAAVEEPVLAVPATGGIPVRGFVRGVESAPVPGSAVTLISLGGQQLGRSVARADGSYAVDAPGAGSYVLIAAADGFQPQASTVVVGDEPLAYDVLLSGTSGLAGVVRTAGGKQPLPGAMVVVTDVRGDVLATGACDEQGAFAFGELVPGAVTVAVNATGHRPVALPVEVAAVGVTRVEAELRPGARVLGTVRAAGGPLADARVTLVDAAGNVVAGATTGADGAYAFSDLDVGEYTVIAAGYPPVATALVVAGDGVDGHEIELAHPGE
- a CDS encoding RNA polymerase sigma factor SigF, which encodes MSADQGSSKVLTLTLEGRESASAPDALQGSEATPPGPEAAVDSAPEPAAVAAAPEAIDTRTLSRSLFLRLAALDQDSPERAYVRDTLIELNLPLVRYAAARFRSRNEPMEDIVQVGTIGLIKAIDRFDCERGVEFPTFAMPTVVGEIKRFFRDTSWSVRVPRRLQELRLALTKASDDLAQRLDRSPTVPELAAVLGVSEEDVVDGLAVGNAYTASSLDSPAPEDDGGEGSLADRLGYEDTALEGVEYRESLKPLLAKLPPRERRIIMLRFFANMTQSQIGEEVGISQMHVSRLLTRTLAQLREGLISD
- a CDS encoding MarR family winged helix-turn-helix transcriptional regulator, whose product is MAAQRQYEELARQLSAIGAVKRDLARILPHDCPAGSAAVLTLLSRYGEMRMGRLAELLAVDMSVTSRHVAHVAERGWIDRSPDPADKRSRILRLTPAGERQMEVLSACTTRLLAERLSDWSDDEVGLLTALMARLRDSFGDCRSAAPRVPAPTRTPA